The Candidatus Neomarinimicrobiota bacterium genome has a segment encoding these proteins:
- a CDS encoding SRPBCC domain-containing protein → MNQKCLHKSRVIPADLKTTWDKWTTHAGLKSFIGLDNQVDLIPGGPYEIYFFLDNPEGTRGGEGNTVLSFLPHKMLSFSWNAPPTIPEVRNHAHKTWVVIQLEEIDAGKTRVSLDHLGWLEGEKWDEAYTYFDRAWEIVLESLEESCQD, encoded by the coding sequence GTGAATCAAAAGTGTCTCCACAAAAGCAGGGTGATTCCAGCTGACCTAAAAACGACCTGGGATAAATGGACCACCCATGCCGGACTGAAATCATTTATTGGTTTAGACAACCAGGTCGACTTAATCCCTGGTGGACCTTACGAAATCTATTTTTTTCTGGATAATCCTGAAGGCACCAGGGGTGGCGAGGGCAATACAGTGCTGAGCTTTCTACCCCACAAGATGCTGTCTTTTAGCTGGAACGCCCCACCCACGATACCCGAAGTTCGCAACCATGCCCACAAAACCTGGGTAGTCATTCAGCTTGAAGAAATTGATGCCGGAAAAACCAGGGTCTCTCTAGATCATTTGGGCTGGTTAGAGGGTGAGAAGTGGGATGAGGCCTACACTTACTTCGACAGAGCCTGGGAGATTGTTCTGGAGTCCCTGGAAGAAAGTTGCCAAGACTAA